Part of the Oncorhynchus mykiss isolate Arlee chromosome 12, USDA_OmykA_1.1, whole genome shotgun sequence genome, aaggaaatttctaagtgaccccaaacttttgaacggtagtgtgtgtgggtgtgggtgggtgtatgtatatatatatatacacacacacagtgccttgcgaaagtattcggcccccttgaactttgcgaccttttgccacatttcaggcttcaaacatcaagatataaaactgtatttttttgtgaagaatcaacaacaagtgggacacaatcatgaagtggaacgacatttattggatatttcaaacttttttaacaaatcaaaaactgaaaaattgggcgtgcaaaattattcagcccctttactttcagtgcagcaaactctctccagaagttcagtgaggatctctgaatgatccaatgttgacctaaatgactaatgatgataaatacaatccacctgtgtgtaatcaagtctccgtataaatgcacctgcactgtgatagtctcagaggtccgttaaaagcgcagagagcatcatgaaaaacaaggaacaccccaggcaggtccgagatactgttgtgaagaagtttaaagccggatttggatacaaaaagatttcccaagctttaaacatcccaaggagcactgtgcaagcgataatattgaaatggaaggagtatcagaccactgcaaatctaccaagacctggccgtccctctaaactttcagctcatacaaggataagactgatcagagatgcagccaagaggcccatgatcattctggatgaactgcagagatctacagctgaggtgggagactctgtccataggacaacaatcagttgtatattgcacaaatctggcctttatggaagagtggcaagaagaaagccatttcttaaagatatccataaaaagtgttgtttaaagtttgccacaagccacctgggagacacaccaaacatgtggaagaaggtgctctggtcagatgaaaccaaaattgaactttttggcaacaatgcaaaacgttatctttggcgtaaaagcaacacagctgaacacaccatccccactgtcaaacatggtggtggcagcatcatggtttgggcctgcttttcttcagcaaggacagggaagatggttaaaattgatgggatgatggatggagccaaatacaggaccattctggaagaaaacctgatagagtctgcaaaagacctgagactgggacggagatttgtcttccaacaagacaatgatccaaaacataaagcaaaatctacaatggaatggttcaaaaataaacatatccaggtgttagaatggccaagtcaaagtccagacctgaatccaatcgagaatctgtggaaagaactgtaaactgctgttcacaaatgctctccatccaacctcactgagctcgagctgttttgcaaggaggaatgggaaaaagtctctcgatgtgcaaaactgatagagacaacccaagcgacttacagctgtaatcgcagcaaaaggtggcgctacaaagtattaacttaagggggctgaataattttgcacgcccaatttttcagtttttgatttgttaaaaaagtttgaaatatcccaataaatgtcgttccacttcatgattgtgtcccacttgttgttgattcttcacaaaaaaatacagttttatatctttatgtttgaagcctgaaatgtggcaaaagttcgcaaagttcaagggggccgaatactttcgcaaggcactgtatatgtatgtacacTAATGCAAAGGTGTGCTGGCtgctagataaagacagacagccAACAGGGTGACTGTGGGAGTTTGCAGTAGTAGTAGGATAAATAAGAAATATATCATGTTAAAATGACGACATCGAAAGAGGAAGTGGTGAAATTGAACAGAAACCATTCAGACATTCAGAAAGAAAAAATACAATTGGATTGGATTTAATTGGATTTATAATCCGATGGGGGATGATGGTCATTTCCTACTAAGAGTTATTGCTTAGGGCAATAGCCCAGCAGCTAAGATTCTGCTGAGTCAAGCTACATTTATCCCCGAAAATGACCACTTTCTACAACATTAAAGCCACTTTTTTCATTTTTAGTATCTCTAgtatttcgtagtatccaattgttttagtagctactatcttgtctcatcgctacaactcccgtacgggctcgggagagacgaaggttgaaagtcatgcgtcctccgatacacaacccaccaagccgcactgcttcttaacacagcgcaaatccaacccggaagccagctgcaccaatgtgtcggaggacacacagtgcacctggcaaccttggttagcgcgcactgcgcccggcccaccacaggagtcgctggtgcgcgatgaacctaccggccaaaccctccctaacccggacgacgctcggccaattgtgcctcgccccacggacctcccggtcgcggccggttacgacagagcctgggcgcgaacccagagtctctggtggcacagctgacgctgcagtacagcgtccttaaccacccgggaggccccattaAAGCAACTTTGAACAAGATTATTAATCTGGTCCAAAATAagatttggtttaaaaaaaaactccacTACAGAAAATCTGTGAGCGCAACGACATCACAGCAATGCATCAGACACCAAACAAGCACAGGAACAGAAGAAAAGTCAGATGGAGAGCCAGAcaacagaggcagacagacagacagccagacacgcagacagacacgcagCCAGACACGCAGCCAGACACGCAGCCAGACACGCAGCCAGGCAGGACAGACAGCAAtgcagacaggacaagacagcaatgcagacaggacaagacagcaATGCAGACATTGCCGTGACATTCCGTGTATGTGGTTCTACACTTCTGCCAGTGTGTATGAACTACAATGTGTGTGTAATAGCATGGACCTCAGCTGATTGGTGTGGGGAGGCAGGGTGAttgagatggatggaggggtgggggtcAGGGGTGGTTGGCAGGGGCACACGGTACCTGAGTTGGGCGTCGCCGGAGAGTTAGCCTGGCTAGCCTGCGCCGACACGCTGGCAGCATCCACCGCTGTTTTAACTGCGTAGAGGTTCGCTTCCTCCTGGAACTTACCAATGTTCTTCTTGTACCGTATTCTCTTGTTGCCGAACCAATTAGAAACCTGAGGGGGAGACGGACAGACACCAGTGTATTAGTCAGTGTATCCCCTAGATGTCTTTCCAGGGTTGTATTCATCAGTGCACGCTGATGGAAAACGAAAACAAACCGTTCGTACTGGAAAATGTCAAGTAGTCCATCCCTGTTTCAGTACATTTTCAATTGAAACCAAATATAGCTAAATTATTTTAGGCAGGGGAACAGACCCCCTACCTATACATTAGAAGGGGAAAAGCTGGTTTCAGTACTGGTAAGTCCACTGGCAGCAGAAGTGTGCGGTGCGGTGGTACCTGGGAGACGGTGATGGCACACTTCTTGGCCAGCTCTTCTTTAGCCTCCTCACTGGGGTAGGGATTGGACAGGTGGGAGTAGAAGTACTCGTTCAGAACCTCTGTAGCCTGCTTGTTGAAGTTACGCCTCTTACGCCTGACCGGGACATTGATACgagacacacacaaagtcagTCAGACATGATTCATCTCGGAACAATTTTTTAAAAAGCCCTGCAGGTAACAAATGAAATTACAGCAAAACTCTAAGCACAGACGGACCTGGCGTCGAGGAATCTGGAGCGTAGGATCATGACGGCCTCGCAGGTGCTCTGTTTGAGCTGCATCTGGATGGAGCTGAACTTGCGGTGGATGATGGCCACCATGCGCTCGATCTCCTTGGGAGAGATGGGCCGCGTGCGACTCTGCTCCCTCAGCAGGTTCATCACGTGGTTGGTGAACTCACTGCATGCCTGGGGTTTAGGGGCGGAGGAGGGGgatgaggaagagaaggagggagaaatgAGACTAACAACACAAAGGTTTAACTTAAATTCAGTCCAGTTTCACAAAATAACACAATTTCCCACGAGAACTACGAGAAATACGTGCGTGCTGTTTTTCTCCAGCTTAGATGGGTAAAATCTGTGTAAAtgcgtctccctctctctctcctacctgttcATATTTCTCCAGCTCAGAGTGGTAGATCTGTCTGATCTGGGCCAGCTTGGCTCTGTAGTCTGAGTGTTCGATGCCTCCGTCGGCGCCGGGCGaccctcctgctgctgctgcagccGCCGCCGCCGCAGCCGAGCCCCCGCCCTTCTCTGGGCCAGACACGCCCTCGGCCAGCAGCATGTTGTCCAGACGCATGATCTGGGGGTCTGGGGGGTCCTCATCCTGAATGCCTCGGATACTCAGCACTGGAGAGGAGGCGAAGAGAGAGAAATTCAATATATCAAATCAGGCATTAAAAGGATAAGGGAGCACCGTGTCTCAATTGCAACGCCGGACTCATTCAGATTCAACCCCTTATCCGACCCTAGGCACTTGAGGTAGATCTGACGAAGTTGGATAGGCAATATGGTAATAACGCTCTCAGATAGGCCAGGTAGAATGTTTGTCATACTGCTTAGGCTAAAGGCTTCTCCAATCCAATTTCTTTCAGATCTTTAGAAGTGCCTcagctaggggttgtttctggactggGGCCTTAGTTTGAAATTTTAATGTACCGAAAAAAAGTTTCCAAATAGGCAAATCTGTATTTTCTCTACCGGAGAGGATGATTTTTCCAGGTTCCAGCAGGTGCAcgggaagggaggacagtaggaCACTTCATCAATACTAAAACCTCAAGGAGAAGTGCCCTAGCTGTCAAAACAACCCTGTCGATTCtctccctaatggcaccctaaaagtagtgcactttaaaaagggttccatttgggacgcacttaAATTCTTAAGCAAATTCTAAATTAGCAGTACCCTATTTTAACACCAGGTGGCAGTGTGGCGCCTCAGTCAGTGTCAGGCTGCCAgttcagagcagagagaggcaggcaaCAGCAACATGAGGCATGGGCAGAGTAATGGGAGTGCATGTGCTGTCACTGCAAGCTCGGCTGGCCATAAGTACAGCTTTCAGCCGCTCTGCTATTCCACTGTATTAAACCCAGGACCTCTGTCAGCCCCCAGCCACACactcatctctccctcttacagatagacacccacacacagaggcacagatggaggcacacagtacacactcagacacaacacacacacaggtgcaaacaGACATGCACCGAATCctatacacaaacacactttgGACTCACAGCCTTTGTTTTAACACTATCATGGCGTACTGTACATTGTCCTTTCAAGCAACTACTGTAGATGTGCAACCTAACCAGGCTAGCACTGTACAtcttggcttggttttgctcAGTAGAGTGAAAGGGGTATAAGAGAACTGGAGCATTCCTGTATTAAAGCCAAGACCAGTAACTCTCTCAGAGCCGGTTCTATCCAACTTACTGTTCTGCTGTTCACAGTACaggaatatatactgaacaaaaatataaaaacacaacatgtaaaagtgttggtcccatgttcatgagctgaaataaaagattgcacaaaatgtttatttctctccaattttgtgcacacatttctttacattcctgttagtgagcatttcgcCTTTGTCAAGATAGTCCATccgcctgacaggtgtggcatgtcaagaagctgattgaacagcacgaccattacacaggtgcaccttgtgccggggacaataaaaggccacttaatgtgcggttttgtcacacaacaccacagatgtctcaagttgagggtgcgtgcaattggcatgctgactgcaggaaggtccaactgagctgttgccagataatttaatgttcatttctctaccataagccgcctccaacgttgttttagagaatttggcagtatgcccaaCCAGACTCACAACCGcacaccacgtgtaaccacaccagcccaagacctccacatccggcttctttacctACAGGATCATCGGAgaccagctgatgaaactgacaAGTATTtcggtctgtaataaagcccttttgtgggggaaaaaacgAATTGgactggctgggcctggctccccagtgggtgggcctatgccctcccaggcctgcgcccctgcccattcatgtgaaatcaatagactatggcctaatgattttatttcaattgactgatttccttttacgAACTGTAAAATGAGTAAAATCGTcaaaattgttgcgtttatattttttgttcagtatataagtgtgtgtgtgtgtgtgtgtgtgtgtgtccaatggtTGGGTACAGCAGGATACATTTCCCTCTTGCATGGATAAATAAAGTATGTTTGTTAAAGCCATAACTAGCAGCTGTTCTGTACAGCTTACAGTTCTGGAACAGAGGAAAGACAGGAGACAATTCTATTTCTACCCGGCTTTATTCTCTCTGGGTTAACACAACCATGGGAGAGAGTTCTTCACAACAGTAAATACATCTGGGATATTTCCTGCAGTTCAATGGTAAAATGATATGGGTCTATCCATCAAGTCTTGAAAAGTACACACAACCAAGTGGCAGGGCCTGCTGTTGGACTGGAACACTAACTCTGGATTGGGGATTTAACATGTAGTTACTCGACACTTGAGATAAAACAATGTTTCCACAATAAAGTCAGTATCCTTTCTGTTAGTGTACTACTTTAAAGTTCATCCTAACAATTCTGTCCACTCCCCCTCAACAATGgtcgctccctctcttctcttaacTTTCCCTCCTTTTCTATAAACTTCTTTTCTCCCCTGCTGTTGCTCTCTTTTTCTTGTTCCCTCTGGCCTCCGTTGTTTTCTCCATCTAgatcctctctctgttctctccgaGACACATTCCTCCACTGTTGCTCCACCTCTCATCCCCGCTCACGGCTCAGGAATGCAGCAGACCCAGCCGACTGAACTAGTGACCCCGATTGGCCcatcgcgctctctctccccctctccactcacAAAGCTAAACTTTAGTACTTATCGGCTAGGTAGAGAGAAAGTGCTTTTCCGATGTGTATGCAAACTATGCACCTACTTGCTAAGTTTTCTAGAgttgtgtgtgcttgtgagtAGATTGTGTTTTAAGTGTTAGGCTAATACtctatcttgtgtgtgtgtgtgtgtgtgttctccagtaAGTCTGTAGCTTCCAgactgtgtgtgttcgtgcgtgtgtgtAGAAGTCAGTCTGAGCTGTCCCGTCCCAGACACTGTTCCAGACGAACCATTTCCCGATCCAGCAGACAGTGCAATACACCGGAGGCCCAGAATATTCAGACATTGGCTCAAAAAACATGAAACAGTATTTTGTTACCTACCAAATACTTTAGCGGCGCTTGATTGAGCTCGTCTAGACCAACAACatcaatggaatagtcccaaaggTACAAACCCCACCCATCTAGCACTCCAGGCAAAACACACttcaaaaaaatgtgcttttggtCAGTTAGTGTTATACATGGATGCAGTGGCCATAGAAGGAGTAGTCAACTGACCGACAGCTCAAGAGGTCAAGCATGCCTCTCCGGGTCTTTCCCCTCCATCCTGCCGCACATCTCTGCTTACACACCCTCCAACCCCCCAGTTCTCATTATTATAGCCCCCAGCTGTAGCCCCTAACGACCTCAGATTCTCCTAATTACTCCAATTATTAAGCTGTGATTTCTGACAGTCGCACACATCTATTAGGGCCTATGCACTCAGTACTGAGCAGTCGTAATGCATTTTCCAATAAAGCAATAAGGAGCTGGTGTGTGCGGCCACAATACAATTACATAGTAAAAAAAAGACACAATAGCACCCTAGGTTGTGTGGCATTGAGACAGGCAGCGAGACGAGAGGAGAAGAGCTACAGCCATACTATGAAATATTCAGGCTCTCCAGCTGGGGTTTCAACTGCATACATAATCCTGAAGCTCATTCCTGCCTCCCAGCCAATATCGCTATGCACACAGGCTAGAACGCAATTGTGCATAGTAGGCAgcgcaggtaggtaggtaggtacacaCTCTAggcccctcaaactcaactctggacctcaaagccagttctaCCGCATTTTGGTTCTTctccattgttcccctctaatcagggagtGATTTAGACCagggaaaccaggtgtgtaattaatgatcaggtagaacagaaaagcagcaggctccggacctcgtagggtcagagttgagaaGCCCCGCTCTCGGCCTACTTGTGTGGCAGGGTGAGGTTGAAGGCTACCCCTAACAGAGCAGCAGTGTCTTCAGTACATTAGGGGGAGATGCATGTTCCCCCGAATACATTCAGGCCTTCATCCAACCCTCAGctcatggcacacacacactttttatcCCACGTCTGTCTTCTCTCGCTCTGTCCTGCATCCCCTTCTCACTCCTCCCCACCCCATACCCtctcctgtaccccccccccccctctctctctctctctctcgcggcacccccccccccccctcactccaGCGCCGCTCGCTCTCCATTTCAGTTGAGTTCTCCATGTGAGCTGCAATCCCTCATGCTGTCagcccccacctctcctcctcctcctctcctccctccatctcctcctcctcctctccctgtagaCAGACaggattagcattttaattgCCTCAGCTCCCTTGGGTATTCTCAGCCTTCCACTGAGGGAGCGAaccggggagagagaaagagagagagagagagagaaggagggggag contains:
- the pbx4 gene encoding pre-B-cell leukemia transcription factor 4 isoform X3, which translates into the protein MDDQTRMLAGLAGLGGLSQGDVGDPDSVRKQLGQPQQDIGDILQQIMAITDESLDEAQARKHALNCHRMKPALFSVLCEIKEKTVLSIRGIQDEDPPDPQIMRLDNMLLAEGVSGPEKGGGSAAAAAAAAAAGGSPGADGGIEHSDYRAKLAQIRQIYHSELEKYEQACSEFTNHVMNLLREQSRTRPISPKEIERMVAIIHRKFSSIQMQLKQSTCEAVMILRSRFLDARRKRRNFNKQATEVLNEYFYSHLSNPYPSEEAKEELAKKCAITVSQVSNWFGNKRIRYKKNIGKFQEEANLYAVKTAVDAASVSAQASQANSPATPNSGSSGSYSLSHAGDAAAAYLGLHPLNLNGAGEAILNISPSLQPQVDTLHRVTRLTAGYEELTTSALYAPHRLDTSNSWQDNTHPSCVTSPPAPPGSVHSDTSN
- the pbx4 gene encoding pre-B-cell leukemia transcription factor 4 isoform X1; translation: MDDQTRMLAGLAGLGGLSQGDVGDPDSVRKQLGQPQQDIGDILQQIMAITDESLDEAQARCWPEESPAHWGGSDDPAEGGEAGGGTAGGGLPLNFQHRKHALNCHRMKPALFSVLCEIKEKTVLSIRGIQDEDPPDPQIMRLDNMLLAEGVSGPEKGGGSAAAAAAAAAAGGSPGADGGIEHSDYRAKLAQIRQIYHSELEKYEQACSEFTNHVMNLLREQSRTRPISPKEIERMVAIIHRKFSSIQMQLKQSTCEAVMILRSRFLDARRKRRNFNKQATEVLNEYFYSHLSNPYPSEEAKEELAKKCAITVSQVSNWFGNKRIRYKKNIGKFQEEANLYAVKTAVDAASVSAQASQANSPATPNSGSSGSYSLSHAGDAAAAYLGLHPLNLNGAGEAILNISPSLQPQVDTLHRVTRLTAGYEELTTSALYAPHRLDTSNSWQDNTHPSCVTSPPAPPGSVHSDTSN
- the pbx4 gene encoding pre-B-cell leukemia transcription factor 4 isoform X6 codes for the protein MDDQTRMLAGLAGLGGLSQGDVGDPDSVRKQLGQPQQDIGDILQQIMAITDESLDEAQARKHALNCHRMKPALFSVLCEIKEKTVLSIRGIQDEDPPDPQIMRLDNMLLAEGVSGPEKGGGSAAAAAAAAAAGGSPGADGGIEHSDYRAKLAQIRQIYHSELEKYEQACSEFTNHVMNLLREQSRTRPISPKEIERMVAIIHRKFSSIQMQLKQSTCEAVMILRSRFLDARRKRRNFNKQATEVLNEYFYSHLSNPYPSEEAKEELAKKCAITVSQVSNWFGNKRIRYKKNIGKFQEEANLYAVKTAVDAASVSAQASQANSPATPNSGGYPAPCYTPDGRL
- the pbx4 gene encoding pre-B-cell leukemia transcription factor 4 isoform X4, whose product is MDDQTRMLAGLAGLGGLSQGDVGDPDSVRKQLGQPQQDIGDILQQIMAITDESLDEAQARCWPEESPAHWGGSDDPAEGGEAGGGTAGGGLPLNFQHRKHALNCHRMKPALFSVLCEIKEKTVLSIRGIQDEDPPDPQIMRLDNMLLAEGVSGPEKGGGSAAAAAAAAAAGGSPGADGGIEHSDYRAKLAQIRQIYHSELEKYEQACSEFTNHVMNLLREQSRTRPISPKEIERMVAIIHRKFSSIQMQLKQSTCEAVMILRSRFLDARRKRRNFNKQATEVLNEYFYSHLSNPYPSEEAKEELAKKCAITVSQVSNWFGNKRIRYKKNIGKFQEEANLYAVKTAVDAASVSAQASQANSPATPNSGGYPAPCYTPDGRL
- the pbx4 gene encoding pre-B-cell leukemia transcription factor 4 isoform X5, whose protein sequence is MDDQTRMLAGLAGLGGLSQGDVGDPDSVRKQLGQPQQDIGDILQQIMAITDESLDEAQARCWPEESPAHWGGSDDPAEGGEAGGGTAGGGLPLNFQHRKHALNCHRMKPALFSVLCEIKEKTVLSIRGIQDEDPPDPQIMRLDNMLLAEGVSGPEKGGGSAAAAAAAAAAGGSPGADGGIEHSDYRAKLAQIRQIYHSELEKYEQACSEFTNHVMNLLREQSRTRPISPKEIERMVAIIHRKFSSIQMQLKQSTCEAVMILRSRFLDARRKRRNFNKQATEVLNEYFYSHLSNPYPSEEAKEELAKKCAITVSQVSNWFGNKRIRYKKNIGGYPAPCYTPDGRL